From the Flavobacteriales bacterium genome, one window contains:
- a CDS encoding 16S rRNA (uracil(1498)-N(3))-methyltransferase, with product MHIFYTPNLSQKERSHILDKDESHHCIKVLRLKTGDQINTIDGIGGFYTAEITNDNPKKCEIKILSSIQEYGKREQRLHIAIAPTKNINRIEWFIEKATEVGIDEVSFIQCDQSERNHFTTKRLHKIILGAVKQSQQAYLPIINELITAKEFIRQKFTSQKLIASCAYMETNGLSKKYTNGDALILIGPEGDFSERELILAEENGFEAISLGSTRLRTETAALTACISINLLND from the coding sequence ATGCACATTTTCTACACCCCTAACCTTTCTCAAAAAGAACGATCTCACATACTAGATAAAGATGAGTCGCATCACTGTATAAAAGTTTTACGCTTAAAAACAGGAGATCAAATAAACACTATTGACGGGATTGGTGGGTTCTACACGGCCGAGATAACTAACGATAACCCGAAAAAATGCGAAATAAAAATACTGAGTTCAATTCAGGAATATGGAAAAAGAGAACAACGACTTCATATTGCCATCGCGCCGACTAAAAACATAAATAGGATTGAATGGTTTATTGAAAAAGCCACCGAAGTAGGCATCGACGAAGTTTCCTTTATTCAATGTGACCAATCGGAACGAAATCATTTCACGACTAAAAGACTCCATAAAATAATATTAGGTGCCGTAAAGCAGTCGCAGCAAGCGTATCTACCAATTATTAACGAACTAATAACAGCAAAGGAATTTATCCGGCAAAAATTCACAAGTCAGAAACTAATAGCTTCTTGTGCTTATATGGAGACCAATGGACTTAGCAAAAAATACACAAATGGCGATGCTCTTATACTAATTGGACCAGAAGGTGATTTCTCGGAAAGAGAATTAATCCTAGCTGAAGAAAACGGATTCGAAGCAATAAGTTTAGGGTCTACGAGGTTAAGAACCGAAACCGCAGCATTAACAGCATGTATTTCAATAAATTTACTGAATGACTAA